A single genomic interval of Streptomyces showdoensis harbors:
- the mqnP gene encoding menaquinone biosynthesis prenyltransferase MqnP, translating into MTTAAVPGAQPGRTKAFLRLVMIEHSVFALPFAYIAALTAMYQLDREIHWWTLFLVTVCMVGLRTFAMACNRIIDREIDARNPRTAQRELVTGAVSVRSAWTGAGVAVVVFLGAAALLNPLCLALAPLAVIPMVIYPYGKRFTNFPHAILGLAQAIGPVGAWLAVSGEWSWDAVILGLAVGIWIGGFDLIFACQDVQADRAHGVMSVPARFGIPAALWGARVSAVLTTGLLVWYALATDAGVFFWAGLVIVAVAFCYEHSIVKPHDLSRLNRAFFTVNGFIGIALFVCALLDLLVRGLSL; encoded by the coding sequence GTGACCACGGCCGCGGTGCCCGGCGCGCAGCCGGGACGGACGAAGGCGTTCCTCCGGCTGGTGATGATCGAGCACTCGGTCTTCGCGCTGCCTTTCGCGTACATCGCCGCGCTGACCGCGATGTACCAGCTGGACCGGGAGATCCACTGGTGGACCCTGTTCCTGGTCACGGTCTGCATGGTGGGCCTGCGCACCTTCGCGATGGCCTGCAACCGGATCATCGACCGCGAGATCGACGCCCGTAACCCGCGCACCGCCCAGCGCGAGCTGGTCACGGGCGCGGTCTCGGTGCGGTCGGCGTGGACCGGCGCCGGGGTCGCCGTCGTCGTCTTCCTGGGCGCCGCGGCCCTGCTCAACCCGCTCTGCCTGGCGCTCGCGCCGCTCGCCGTGATCCCGATGGTGATCTATCCGTACGGGAAGCGGTTCACCAACTTCCCGCACGCGATCCTGGGCCTCGCCCAGGCGATCGGCCCCGTCGGGGCCTGGCTGGCGGTCAGCGGCGAGTGGTCCTGGGACGCGGTGATCCTGGGTCTGGCGGTCGGCATCTGGATCGGCGGCTTCGACCTGATCTTCGCCTGCCAGGACGTCCAGGCGGACCGCGCGCACGGCGTGATGTCGGTCCCGGCCCGCTTCGGCATCCCGGCCGCCCTGTGGGGCGCCCGCGTCTCGGCCGTGCTGACCACGGGCCTGCTGGTCTGGTACGCCCTGGCCACCGACGCGGGCGTGTTCTTCTGGGCCGGTCTGGTGATCGTGGCGGTGGCTTTCTGCTACGAGCACTCGATCGTGAAGCCGCACGACCTGTCCCGGCTGAACCGGGCGTTCTTCACGGTCAACGGCTTCATCGGGATCGCGCTGTTCGTGTGCGCGCTGCTCGACCTGCTGGTGCGCGGGCTGTCCCTGTAG
- a CDS encoding UbiX family flavin prenyltransferase: protein MNKQQRRPWVVGVSGASGTPYAAAVLRGLLAAGESVDLVVSRASRLTLLDETGIAFRDAHWREDLATWLARGADGKPDTFGVPEGLEDVRYWPAGDLAAGPSSGSYAVKGMLIVPASTAAVAGVALGLSKDLLQRVASVTLKERRPLVVAVRETPLNGQTLKHMVTLDEAGAVVLPASPAFYAGATHIQDLVDFVVGRVLDAAGVPHALYRRWEGELGGALRPGD from the coding sequence GTGAACAAGCAACAGCGTCGTCCGTGGGTCGTCGGGGTGTCGGGGGCGTCGGGGACGCCGTATGCCGCCGCCGTGCTGCGAGGGCTGCTCGCAGCGGGGGAGAGCGTCGATCTGGTCGTGTCGCGGGCCTCGCGGCTGACGCTGCTCGACGAGACCGGGATCGCCTTCCGGGACGCGCACTGGCGCGAGGACCTGGCGACGTGGCTGGCCCGGGGGGCCGACGGGAAGCCGGACACCTTCGGCGTGCCGGAGGGCCTGGAGGACGTGCGCTACTGGCCGGCCGGGGATCTGGCCGCCGGGCCGTCCTCCGGCTCGTACGCCGTCAAGGGGATGCTGATCGTGCCGGCGTCGACGGCCGCGGTGGCGGGGGTCGCGCTCGGGCTTTCGAAGGACCTGCTGCAGCGGGTGGCGAGCGTGACGCTCAAGGAGCGGCGCCCGCTGGTCGTCGCGGTGCGGGAGACCCCGCTGAACGGACAGACCCTCAAGCACATGGTGACGCTGGACGAGGCGGGCGCCGTGGTGCTGCCCGCCTCTCCGGCGTTCTACGCGGGGGCGACGCACATCCAGGATCTGGTGGACTTCGTCGTCGGGCGGGTGCTCGACGCGGCAGGGGTGCCGCACGCGCTGTACCGCCGGTGGGAGGGAGAGCTCGGTGGAGCCCTCCGCCCGGGTGATTAG
- a CDS encoding Lrp/AsnC family transcriptional regulator translates to MDAVDRQLIQALRENGRASYAELGRLVGLSGPSVTDRINRLEAAGVITGYRATVDAASLGLGVTALIGISLSDAADHEDVARRLKDLAEIEDCWFIAGDDSFMLKVRSDDVDGLEKTIRRLSGTKGVSRTRTTIVLSTKWENRVGDLPDEG, encoded by the coding sequence ATGGACGCCGTGGACAGGCAGCTCATCCAGGCTCTGCGCGAGAACGGCAGGGCCTCGTACGCCGAGCTCGGCCGGCTCGTCGGGCTCTCCGGCCCCTCCGTCACCGACCGCATCAACCGTCTCGAGGCGGCGGGAGTCATCACCGGCTACCGCGCCACCGTCGACGCCGCCTCGCTCGGCCTCGGCGTCACCGCCCTCATCGGCATCTCGCTCTCCGACGCCGCCGACCACGAGGACGTGGCCCGCCGGCTGAAGGACCTGGCCGAGATCGAGGACTGCTGGTTCATCGCCGGCGACGACTCCTTCATGCTCAAGGTCCGCTCCGACGACGTGGACGGCCTGGAGAAGACGATCCGCCGGCTCAGCGGGACCAAGGGCGTGTCGCGGACCCGTACCACGATCGTGCTCTCCACGAAGTGGGAGAACCGGGTCGGGGACCTGCCTGACGAGGGCTGA
- the mqnE gene encoding aminofutalosine synthase MqnE, producing the protein MDAGLKRELEQKVLAGERLSREDGIALYASDDLAWLGGLAHEVRTRKNGDVVHFNVNRHLNMTNVCTASCAYCSFQRKPGEKDAYTMRIEEAVRLAKAMENENLTELHIVNGLHPNLPWRYYPRSLSELKKALPSVSLKAFTATEIHHFETISGLSASEILDELIEAGLESLTGGGAEIFDWEVRQHIVDHRTHWEDWSRIHRLAHEKGLKTPATMLYGHIEEPRHRVDHVLRLRELQDETGGFQVFIPLRYQHDFVDMQDGKIRNKLQARTTMATGAEALKTFAVSRLLFDNVPHVKVFWVMHGVQTAQLALQHGADDMDGSVVEYKITHDADNYGTPNKLGREDLLELIRDAGFRPVERNTRYEVIREYPGPDAERRETPQPMRF; encoded by the coding sequence ATGGACGCGGGGCTCAAGCGGGAGCTGGAGCAGAAGGTCCTCGCCGGCGAGCGGTTGAGCCGTGAGGACGGCATCGCGCTGTACGCGTCGGACGACCTCGCCTGGCTCGGCGGACTGGCCCACGAGGTCAGGACCCGCAAGAACGGCGACGTGGTGCACTTCAACGTGAACCGTCATCTGAACATGACGAACGTGTGCACCGCCTCCTGCGCCTACTGCTCCTTCCAGCGCAAGCCGGGGGAGAAGGACGCGTACACCATGCGCATCGAGGAGGCCGTGCGCCTCGCGAAGGCGATGGAGAACGAGAACCTCACCGAGCTGCACATCGTCAACGGGCTGCACCCCAACCTGCCCTGGCGCTACTACCCGCGCTCGCTCTCCGAGCTGAAGAAGGCGCTGCCGAGCGTCTCGCTCAAGGCCTTCACCGCCACCGAGATCCACCACTTCGAGACCATCTCGGGCCTGTCGGCCTCCGAGATCCTCGACGAGCTGATCGAGGCGGGTCTGGAGTCCCTGACCGGCGGCGGCGCCGAGATCTTCGACTGGGAGGTCCGGCAGCACATCGTGGACCACCGGACCCACTGGGAGGACTGGTCCCGGATCCACCGCCTCGCGCACGAGAAGGGGCTCAAGACCCCGGCGACGATGCTCTACGGGCACATCGAGGAGCCGCGCCACCGCGTGGACCACGTGCTGCGGCTGCGCGAGCTCCAGGACGAGACCGGCGGCTTCCAGGTCTTCATCCCGCTGCGCTACCAGCACGACTTCGTGGACATGCAGGACGGCAAGATCCGCAACAAGCTCCAGGCCCGCACCACGATGGCCACCGGGGCCGAGGCGCTGAAGACCTTCGCCGTCTCGCGGCTGCTCTTCGACAACGTGCCGCACGTCAAGGTGTTCTGGGTGATGCACGGCGTCCAGACCGCGCAGCTGGCGCTCCAGCACGGCGCGGACGACATGGACGGCTCGGTCGTCGAGTACAAGATCACGCACGACGCCGACAACTACGGCACCCCGAACAAGCTCGGCCGTGAGGACCTCCTGGAGCTCATCCGGGACGCCGGTTTCCGCCCGGTGGAGCGCAACACGCGCTACGAGGTCATCCGCGAGTACCCGGGTCCGGACGCGGAGCGGCGGGAGACCCCGCAGCCCATGCGGTTCTGA
- a CDS encoding GNAT family N-acetyltransferase, protein MTLTFELDPPVGPALRDGVLALWADVSNAGGSVGFVPPVTPQEIRPALLDHLVGMAKGTTRLLVGRDEGGEVAATAFFRYNDHPLMTHWVWLYTVMVHPRHQGRGYGRELMAAVERAARTAEGFEHVEAVRLTCRGGNGLEAFYARAGYKEVGRVPAAIRVAPGDDRDDVIMLLTLS, encoded by the coding sequence ATGACCCTTACTTTCGAGCTGGACCCGCCCGTCGGCCCCGCCCTGCGGGACGGCGTGCTCGCCCTCTGGGCGGACGTCTCCAACGCGGGCGGCTCCGTCGGTTTCGTCCCGCCCGTGACGCCCCAGGAGATCCGGCCCGCGCTGCTCGACCACCTGGTCGGGATGGCGAAGGGCACCACCCGGCTGCTGGTCGGCCGGGACGAGGGCGGCGAGGTCGCCGCGACCGCCTTCTTCCGGTACAACGACCACCCCCTGATGACGCACTGGGTGTGGCTGTACACGGTGATGGTGCACCCCCGGCACCAGGGCAGGGGGTACGGGCGCGAGCTGATGGCCGCGGTCGAGCGCGCCGCGCGGACCGCCGAGGGCTTCGAGCACGTCGAGGCCGTCCGGCTCACCTGCCGGGGCGGCAACGGGCTCGAAGCCTTCTACGCGCGGGCCGGCTACAAGGAGGTGGGACGCGTCCCGGCCGCCATCCGGGTGGCCCCGGGCGACGACCGCGACGACGTCATCATGCTGCTGACGCTGTCCTAG
- a CDS encoding DUF4229 domain-containing protein → MLRYTLMRLGIFAGSFLALWGLVYVGVLPRGLGDSNLLWVLLLSIVISAPLSFVLLRKERDAMSVQIVEKVDRAKGRLDANRSAEDAA, encoded by the coding sequence ATGCTCCGCTACACCCTGATGCGCCTCGGCATCTTCGCCGGCAGCTTCCTCGCGCTGTGGGGCCTGGTCTACGTCGGCGTACTGCCGCGCGGCCTCGGCGACTCCAACCTGCTGTGGGTCCTGCTGCTCTCGATCGTCATCTCCGCGCCGCTCAGCTTCGTGCTGCTGCGCAAGGAGCGCGACGCGATGAGCGTGCAGATCGTGGAGAAGGTCGACCGCGCCAAGGGCCGGCTCGACGCGAACCGCTCCGCGGAGGACGCGGCCTGA
- a CDS encoding dicarboxylate/amino acid:cation symporter, with the protein MSVSASSSAPVAKSRIPKVPFWAQIVAGLVIGVLLGWLARSQDIGWLKETLTQVGGIFVQLLKLAVAPLVFFAILVSITNLRKVNNAARLAAQTLIWFMITSLIAVGIGLAIGLLTNPGSGTGLTPKDGKLPEHQGSWIDFLTGIIPTDVITPFTELNVLQIVFMAAVAGIAALKLGEKAQPILSLSESILELLQKALWWVIRLAPIGTAGLIGKAIVNYGWDLIGKYATFTADVYIGCALVLFGVYPLLLATVAKLNPLQFFKGAWPAIQLAFVSRSSVGTMPVTQRVTERLGVPKEYASFSVPFGATTKMDGCAAIYPALAAIFIAQIFDVQLGVKEYLLIAFVSVIGSAATAGLTGATVMLTLTLSTLGLPLEGVGLLMAIDPILDMMRTATNVAGQALVPVLVSSREKILDRAAYDSASASPVDELVDAREAEQKVAVPAAA; encoded by the coding sequence GTGTCCGTGTCCGCGTCCTCGTCCGCGCCCGTGGCGAAGTCCCGCATACCCAAGGTCCCGTTCTGGGCCCAGATCGTCGCCGGTCTGGTCATCGGCGTCCTGCTCGGCTGGCTCGCCCGCAGCCAGGACATCGGCTGGCTGAAGGAGACCCTGACCCAGGTCGGCGGCATCTTCGTCCAGCTGCTCAAGCTGGCCGTCGCCCCGCTCGTCTTCTTCGCGATCCTGGTGTCGATCACCAACCTCCGCAAGGTCAACAACGCGGCCCGGCTGGCCGCGCAGACCCTGATCTGGTTCATGATCACCTCGCTGATCGCGGTCGGCATCGGCCTCGCCATCGGCCTGCTGACCAACCCCGGCTCCGGCACCGGCCTCACGCCGAAGGACGGCAAGCTCCCCGAGCACCAGGGCAGCTGGATCGACTTCCTCACCGGCATCATCCCGACGGACGTCATCACGCCCTTCACCGAGCTGAACGTCCTCCAGATCGTCTTCATGGCCGCCGTCGCCGGCATCGCCGCCCTGAAGCTGGGCGAGAAGGCGCAGCCGATCCTCTCCCTCTCCGAGTCGATCCTGGAGCTGCTGCAGAAGGCCCTGTGGTGGGTCATCCGGCTCGCCCCGATCGGCACCGCCGGCCTCATCGGCAAGGCCATCGTGAACTACGGCTGGGACCTGATCGGCAAGTACGCCACCTTCACCGCCGACGTCTACATCGGCTGCGCCCTGGTCCTGTTCGGCGTCTACCCGCTGCTCCTCGCGACCGTCGCCAAGCTCAACCCGCTGCAGTTCTTCAAGGGCGCCTGGCCCGCCATCCAGCTGGCCTTCGTCTCCCGCTCCTCGGTCGGCACCATGCCGGTCACCCAGCGGGTCACCGAGCGCCTCGGCGTCCCGAAGGAGTACGCCTCCTTCTCCGTGCCGTTCGGCGCGACGACGAAGATGGACGGCTGCGCCGCGATCTACCCGGCGCTCGCCGCGATCTTCATCGCGCAGATCTTCGACGTCCAGCTCGGCGTCAAGGAGTACCTGCTGATCGCGTTCGTCTCGGTCATCGGCTCGGCGGCCACCGCCGGCCTCACCGGTGCGACGGTCATGCTGACCCTGACCCTCTCCACCCTCGGCCTCCCGCTGGAGGGCGTCGGCCTGCTGATGGCGATCGACCCGATCCTCGACATGATGCGCACGGCCACGAACGTCGCCGGCCAGGCCCTGGTGCCCGTGCTCGTGTCCTCCCGCGAGAAGATCCTCGACCGCGCCGCGTACGACTCGGCCTCGGCCTCCCCGGTCGACGAGCTGGTGGACGCCCGCGAGGCGGAGCAGAAGGTGGCGGTCCCGGCCGCGGCCTGA
- a CDS encoding GbsR/MarR family transcriptional regulator has translation MPGGRLTQQERQQIALGLGDGLAYAEIARRLDRPTSTVTREVMRNGGPTSYRADLAQRATERRTHQRRQTVPRGRGAAPQTPGRDPEAVREYEETFTTLLMAQGLPKMMARVLMALYTSDEGSLTASELAQHLQVSPASVSKAITFLDAQGLVRRERDERRRERYTADNDVWYHGTVAGARANLQLAETARQGIGILGPDTPAAARLETIARFVDFIGESLLRAAEQARDILYSQPGTAPEAPEAAAAPEPSAARRDAERA, from the coding sequence ATGCCGGGAGGCAGACTCACCCAGCAGGAACGTCAGCAGATCGCGCTGGGACTGGGCGACGGCCTCGCCTACGCGGAGATCGCCCGGCGCCTCGACCGCCCCACCTCGACCGTCACGCGCGAGGTCATGCGCAACGGCGGCCCCACCTCCTACCGGGCCGACCTGGCCCAGCGCGCCACCGAGCGCCGCACCCACCAGCGCCGGCAGACCGTGCCCCGGGGGCGGGGGGCGGCCCCGCAGACCCCCGGGCGCGACCCCGAGGCCGTACGCGAGTACGAGGAGACCTTCACGACCCTCCTCATGGCGCAGGGCCTGCCCAAGATGATGGCCCGGGTGCTGATGGCCCTCTACACCAGCGACGAGGGCAGCCTCACGGCGTCCGAGCTCGCCCAGCACCTCCAGGTCAGCCCGGCTTCCGTCTCCAAGGCCATCACCTTCCTCGACGCCCAGGGCCTGGTCCGCCGGGAGCGCGACGAGCGCCGCCGCGAGCGCTACACCGCCGACAACGACGTCTGGTACCACGGCACGGTCGCCGGCGCCCGGGCCAACCTCCAGCTCGCCGAGACGGCCCGCCAGGGCATCGGCATCCTCGGCCCCGACACCCCGGCCGCAGCCCGCCTGGAGACCATCGCCCGTTTCGTCGACTTCATCGGCGAGAGCCTCCTGCGCGCCGCCGAACAGGCCCGCGACATCCTCTACTCGCAGCCGGGCACGGCCCCGGAGGCACCGGAGGCGGCCGCCGCGCCGGAGCCGTCCGCCGCGCGGCGGGACGCCGAGCGCGCCTGA
- a CDS encoding DUF4097 family beta strand repeat-containing protein, giving the protein MQNFATTAPIAAVLNIPAGRVEFLAADREDATVEVRPANAAKGQDVKAAERVEVTFADGVLRIAAPEAERKVLGGSGVVEVTVQLPAGSRVEAGVAAGELRGTGRLGDVVLETAQGPVTLDEAASARVDVQDGAITIGRLTGPAELRTRQGDITVTEAVRGAVELRTEKGDITVGAAHGASAALDAGTGYGRIDNALRNTEGAAAGLTFRATTAYGDITARSN; this is encoded by the coding sequence ATGCAGAACTTCGCCACCACCGCCCCGATCGCCGCCGTCCTGAACATCCCGGCCGGGCGCGTGGAGTTCCTCGCCGCCGACCGCGAGGACGCCACCGTCGAGGTCCGCCCCGCGAACGCCGCCAAGGGCCAGGACGTGAAGGCCGCCGAGCGCGTCGAGGTCACCTTCGCCGACGGTGTGCTGCGGATCGCCGCCCCCGAGGCCGAGCGCAAGGTGCTCGGCGGCTCCGGCGTCGTCGAGGTCACCGTCCAGCTCCCGGCCGGCTCCCGCGTCGAGGCCGGGGTCGCCGCCGGCGAACTGCGCGGCACCGGACGCCTCGGCGACGTCGTCCTGGAGACCGCGCAGGGCCCGGTCACGCTCGACGAGGCCGCGAGCGCCCGGGTCGACGTCCAGGACGGCGCCATCACGATCGGCCGCCTGACCGGCCCCGCCGAACTCCGCACCCGCCAGGGCGACATCACGGTCACCGAGGCCGTCCGCGGCGCGGTCGAACTGCGCACCGAGAAGGGCGACATCACGGTCGGCGCGGCCCACGGCGCCTCCGCCGCCCTCGACGCCGGCACCGGCTACGGCCGCATCGACAACGCCCTGCGCAACACCGAGGGCGCCGCCGCCGGGCTGACCTTCCGCGCCACCACCGCGTACGGCGACATCACCGCCCGCAGCAACTGA
- a CDS encoding ATP-binding cassette domain-containing protein: protein MSNLAIAAHGLRKSYGDKVVLDGVDLAVPAGTIFSLLGQNGAGKTTAVKILSTLISADAGTGAVRIGGHDLAAAPQEVRASIGVTGQFSAVDGLITGEENMLLMADLHHLSKREGRRVAAELLERFDLTEAAKKPASTYSGGMKRRLDIAMTLVGDPRIIFLDEPTTGLDPRSRHTMWQIIRGLVSDGVTVFLTTQYLEEADELADRIAVLNDGRIAAEGTAEELKRLVPGGHVRLRFTDPAAYQAAALALETSLRDDESLTLQAPSDGSQRALRVLLDRLDTAGVEADELTVHTPDLDDVFFALTGPGATVPGATVPDQAGRSV, encoded by the coding sequence ATGAGCAACCTGGCCATCGCGGCGCACGGACTGCGCAAGTCCTACGGAGACAAGGTCGTCCTCGACGGCGTCGACCTGGCCGTCCCCGCCGGCACGATCTTCTCCCTGCTCGGCCAGAACGGCGCCGGCAAGACCACCGCCGTGAAGATCCTCTCCACCCTGATCTCCGCCGACGCGGGCACCGGCGCCGTCCGCATCGGCGGCCACGACCTGGCCGCCGCCCCCCAGGAGGTGCGCGCCTCGATCGGCGTCACCGGGCAGTTCTCCGCCGTCGACGGGCTGATCACCGGCGAGGAGAACATGCTCCTGATGGCCGACCTGCACCACCTCTCCAAGCGCGAGGGCCGGCGAGTCGCCGCCGAGCTGCTGGAGCGCTTCGACCTCACCGAGGCCGCGAAGAAGCCCGCCTCCACCTACTCCGGCGGCATGAAGCGGCGCCTGGACATCGCCATGACCCTGGTCGGCGACCCGCGGATCATCTTCCTCGACGAGCCGACCACCGGTCTCGACCCGCGCTCCCGCCACACCATGTGGCAGATCATCCGCGGTCTCGTCTCCGACGGAGTCACCGTCTTCCTCACCACCCAGTACCTGGAGGAGGCCGACGAACTCGCCGACCGCATCGCGGTGCTGAACGACGGCAGGATCGCGGCCGAGGGCACGGCCGAGGAGCTCAAGCGGCTCGTCCCCGGCGGCCACGTCCGGCTCCGCTTCACCGACCCGGCCGCCTACCAGGCCGCCGCCCTCGCCCTGGAGACGTCCCTGCGCGACGACGAGTCGCTCACCCTCCAGGCACCCAGCGACGGCAGCCAGCGCGCCCTGCGGGTCCTGCTCGACCGGCTGGACACGGCCGGGGTCGAGGCGGACGAGCTGACCGTGCACACCCCCGACCTCGACGACGTGTTCTTCGCGCTCACCGGCCCGGGCGCCACGGTCCCGGGCGCCACGGTCCCGGACCAGGCCGGCCGGTCCGTCTGA
- a CDS encoding ABC transporter permease, translating to MSSLSLAVRDSATMLRRNLLHARRYPSLTLNLLLTPIMLLLLFVYIFGDAMSAGLTGGAPDRSAYIAYIVPGLLLMTIGSTTIGTAVSVSNDMTEGIIARFRTMAIHRPSVLVGHVVGSVLQSVASVVLVGAVAVAIGFRSTDATALEWLAAFGLLVLFSLALTWIAVGMGLVSPNAEAASNNAMPLILLPLLSSAFTPVDSMPGWFQPIAEYQPFTPAIETLRGLLLGSEIGYNGWLAAAWCVGLAVLGYFWSTSKFNQDPR from the coding sequence ATGAGCTCCCTCTCCCTCGCCGTGCGCGACTCGGCCACGATGCTGCGCCGCAACCTGCTCCACGCGCGCCGCTACCCGTCGCTGACGCTGAACCTGCTGCTCACCCCGATCATGCTCCTGCTGCTCTTCGTCTACATCTTCGGCGACGCGATGAGCGCGGGCCTGACCGGCGGCGCCCCGGACCGCTCGGCGTACATCGCCTACATCGTCCCGGGCCTGCTCCTGATGACCATCGGCAGCACCACGATCGGCACGGCGGTCTCGGTCTCCAACGACATGACCGAGGGCATCATCGCCCGCTTCCGCACGATGGCCATCCACCGCCCGTCGGTCCTCGTCGGACACGTCGTCGGCAGCGTGCTGCAGTCGGTCGCGAGCGTGGTCCTGGTCGGCGCCGTCGCCGTGGCCATCGGCTTCCGGTCCACCGACGCCACCGCCCTGGAGTGGCTGGCCGCCTTCGGTCTGCTCGTCCTCTTCTCCCTGGCGCTCACCTGGATCGCGGTCGGCATGGGCCTGGTCAGCCCGAACGCCGAGGCCGCCAGTAACAACGCGATGCCGCTGATCCTGCTGCCGCTGCTGTCCAGCGCGTTCACCCCGGTCGACTCGATGCCCGGCTGGTTCCAGCCGATCGCCGAGTACCAGCCCTTCACCCCCGCCATCGAGACCCTGCGCGGCCTGCTGCTCGGCAGCGAGATCGGCTACAACGGCTGGCTGGCGGCCGCCTGGTGCGTGGGCCTCGCGGTCCTCGGCTACTTCTGGTCGACCTCGAAGTTCAACCAGGACCCCCGGTAG
- a CDS encoding pyridoxine/pyridoxamine 5'-phosphate oxidase, with protein sequence MHTSQSPFVEALRSSRVWDTELPAFEPADAPAEPLPLFHAWFVAAVEAKAVEPHTMALATVDADGRPDARIVMLHDADERGWHFASHAGSAKGRQLAGRPEAALTFYWPVQGRQVRIRGRVSTGTPEEAYADLHARTPGALASALVGHQSEVLESTAALAEASAAAWDRALREPEADAPSWTLYVVEPAEVEFFQGDERRRHVRLRYRRAANGDWERELLWP encoded by the coding sequence ATGCACACCAGCCAGTCACCCTTCGTCGAGGCCCTGCGGTCGTCCCGGGTCTGGGACACCGAGCTGCCCGCCTTCGAGCCCGCCGACGCGCCCGCCGAGCCGCTGCCGCTCTTCCACGCGTGGTTCGTGGCCGCCGTGGAGGCCAAGGCCGTGGAGCCGCACACCATGGCGCTCGCGACCGTCGACGCGGACGGGCGGCCGGACGCGCGGATCGTGATGCTCCACGACGCCGACGAGCGGGGCTGGCACTTCGCCTCGCACGCGGGCAGTGCCAAGGGGCGGCAGCTCGCAGGCCGGCCCGAGGCCGCGCTCACCTTCTACTGGCCGGTCCAGGGCCGCCAGGTCCGGATCCGGGGGCGGGTGTCCACCGGGACGCCCGAGGAGGCGTACGCCGACCTCCACGCCCGTACCCCCGGTGCGCTCGCCTCCGCGCTCGTGGGGCACCAGAGCGAGGTCCTGGAGTCCACGGCGGCCCTCGCCGAGGCGAGCGCCGCCGCCTGGGACCGGGCGCTGCGGGAGCCGGAGGCCGACGCGCCGAGCTGGACGCTGTACGTGGTCGAGCCGGCCGAGGTGGAGTTCTTCCAGGGCGACGAGCGGCGCCGGCACGTCCGGCTCCGCTACCGGCGGGCGGCGAACGGCGACTGGGAGCGGGAACTGCTCTGGCCGTGA